Proteins encoded together in one Kutzneria kofuensis window:
- a CDS encoding ALF repeat-containing protein, producing MSRVRREFRAVALGIGFALVASLTAVPATASADSTPIDPARERSQVLSLLHTGGSMVRAAAAQALVGSDADVHTFLTTGIVHLKQVDDRINVDRLLAAGGPAVQAAAQQALDSTAADALPAFIKSGWQTPAATDQRIRIDQLMSAGGAEVHKAAQQALDAGTTDAYKAFLTSGWQTPFATDQRIRVNQILASGGPEVQKVAQRALDANSVDALTQFIDNDWAVAAARDQETATVEQLAGVAKDAGEEAARETHAAQEEADRAAKEAEAARQAAAAAATAAANAGHHADQATDAARQAAVAADNAAAAAQEAVGAANAATAAARVAASAAARAASAASMAGQAASAAYNAAAAAVLDQTKAGDAATAAKNARDVAAGAQRASVAATAAGDAAKAAHTAAAAADHAGSQAATAAESAAQASADAENAGADAAQAKAAAAKARAAANRAHVASQAALTFANAAADAAYRSRDAANLAAQDAIAAAAAAEDAAAHAGQATDAANKATLHANNASAAAQRAIDAANQAQQVYDAARAADAARIQTSTEQLDEAAKEAKDIAAQQNAKVAWDATQAAARTAETNRLIAEANAPGTDRALALTDARKVALAVIDTGGPWTKAAATSVLQGSDDEALDFVRSGITMAAGQDDRMTLQNLAATATPNFQAAAKAALAGSDADVQNFLQHKDYPQRYIDDRIAVNQILAAAQQSGGTAVASNAQQALDANTDQALRDFLAAGQYPAAADDQRIKVDRVLADPNSGPELKADAQAALDGPPAFLNQFLTKTQYIAAQHDSDSATHDAEVLGYLKQASEIAVKAAQDADAAQLAAANARGSAQDATNAKNQAAADALAAQNFANQAHDAATRAEQSAQQAAASAATARNAAASADGSARQAAQSAEWAVASAYQAGQFASDAYDSSRVAFNAARAAGKSADDALAAARETAKTAISKIDAEKADALVKQAASCKAHHPDGGADYDNCIHLISQPIADRMGQALSNAEVCQGMQQASLQMGGNTGVVNENFQTCMKDVLDPNFQSNRTMDLLVPAIDALLGLAAGLAVATIGGVATAACAISEICALAVMAITPDGAAFTPWMTLAGIGAGGAFTTARVAAALDDALVDTEALDALYGDNAYNIFSDAEDALATCPAGVAGGFVANASGRSGAVDRTPAGSVAARPNAASGPCKAIALGWTEYDGEWDWLAKFATKVEATPYTDWLWKDINKLQWWDEFEYYLTNGETKIYVNLDGIPEGAEDEAAAAGQAADSPEGPTEMYQYTNWELYKIKSTPSAWNRVSFYRDAGNTPVPNPFDK from the coding sequence GTGAGTCGGGTTAGACGTGAATTTCGTGCGGTAGCGCTCGGGATCGGATTTGCGCTCGTCGCGTCGCTCACGGCCGTTCCGGCCACGGCATCGGCCGATTCGACACCGATCGATCCAGCCCGTGAACGCAGCCAGGTGCTGTCGTTGCTGCACACCGGCGGTTCGATGGTCCGTGCGGCCGCCGCGCAGGCTCTGGTCGGCAGCGACGCCGACGTGCACACGTTCCTGACCACCGGCATCGTGCACCTCAAGCAGGTGGACGACCGGATCAACGTGGACCGGCTGCTCGCCGCGGGTGGTCCGGCCGTGCAGGCCGCAGCCCAGCAGGCGTTGGACTCCACGGCGGCGGATGCCCTGCCGGCGTTCATCAAGTCGGGCTGGCAGACGCCGGCTGCCACCGACCAGCGGATCCGCATCGACCAGCTGATGTCCGCCGGCGGCGCCGAGGTGCACAAGGCCGCCCAGCAGGCGTTGGACGCCGGCACGACCGACGCGTACAAGGCCTTCCTCACGTCGGGCTGGCAGACGCCGTTCGCCACCGACCAGCGGATCCGGGTGAACCAGATCCTCGCGTCCGGCGGCCCGGAGGTGCAGAAGGTCGCGCAGCGCGCGCTGGATGCCAACTCGGTCGACGCGCTCACCCAGTTCATCGACAACGACTGGGCGGTGGCCGCCGCCCGCGACCAGGAAACGGCGACGGTCGAGCAACTCGCCGGGGTCGCGAAGGACGCCGGCGAAGAGGCGGCCCGGGAGACACACGCGGCACAGGAGGAAGCCGACCGCGCCGCCAAGGAAGCCGAAGCCGCACGCCAGGCCGCCGCGGCGGCCGCGACGGCGGCCGCGAATGCCGGGCACCATGCCGACCAGGCCACGGACGCGGCCCGACAAGCCGCCGTGGCCGCCGACAACGCGGCGGCCGCGGCACAGGAGGCTGTCGGTGCGGCAAACGCGGCGACGGCGGCGGCCCGGGTCGCCGCAAGCGCGGCGGCTCGCGCCGCATCGGCCGCGTCGATGGCCGGCCAGGCCGCGTCCGCCGCGTACAACGCTGCCGCGGCTGCGGTTCTGGATCAGACCAAGGCCGGTGATGCTGCCACAGCCGCGAAAAACGCCCGTGACGTAGCGGCTGGCGCACAACGGGCCTCCGTCGCCGCGACCGCGGCCGGTGACGCCGCGAAGGCGGCACACACCGCCGCTGCCGCGGCCGATCACGCCGGCAGCCAGGCAGCGACCGCGGCGGAATCCGCCGCGCAGGCCAGCGCCGACGCGGAGAACGCGGGCGCTGACGCGGCTCAGGCCAAAGCGGCCGCCGCCAAGGCCCGGGCCGCTGCGAACCGTGCACACGTGGCGTCGCAGGCCGCCCTGACGTTCGCCAATGCCGCCGCGGACGCCGCCTACCGGTCTCGCGATGCCGCCAACCTCGCGGCTCAGGACGCGATCGCCGCGGCAGCAGCGGCGGAGGATGCGGCCGCGCACGCTGGGCAAGCGACCGATGCGGCGAACAAGGCGACCCTGCATGCGAACAATGCCTCGGCTGCCGCCCAGCGTGCGATCGACGCCGCCAATCAGGCGCAACAGGTCTACGATGCTGCTCGCGCCGCCGACGCCGCCCGCATCCAGACCTCGACCGAGCAGCTCGACGAGGCCGCCAAGGAAGCCAAGGACATTGCGGCGCAACAGAACGCGAAGGTCGCCTGGGATGCCACGCAGGCGGCGGCGCGAACCGCGGAGACCAACCGGCTGATCGCCGAGGCCAACGCGCCCGGCACCGATCGCGCGCTCGCGCTCACCGACGCCCGCAAGGTCGCACTCGCGGTGATCGACACGGGCGGGCCGTGGACCAAGGCAGCCGCGACCTCCGTGCTCCAGGGCAGCGACGACGAAGCACTTGACTTCGTCCGCAGCGGCATCACGATGGCCGCCGGCCAGGACGACCGCATGACGCTGCAGAACCTGGCGGCCACCGCCACGCCGAACTTCCAGGCGGCGGCCAAGGCGGCGCTCGCCGGCTCGGACGCCGATGTGCAGAATTTCTTGCAGCACAAGGACTATCCGCAGCGTTACATCGATGACCGGATTGCGGTCAACCAGATCCTGGCCGCGGCACAGCAGTCCGGCGGCACCGCCGTCGCGAGCAACGCCCAGCAGGCGCTGGACGCGAACACCGACCAGGCGCTGCGCGATTTTCTCGCCGCCGGGCAGTATCCGGCGGCAGCGGACGACCAGCGGATCAAGGTCGACCGCGTGCTGGCCGACCCGAATTCCGGCCCGGAGCTCAAGGCGGACGCCCAAGCCGCGCTGGACGGCCCGCCCGCGTTCCTGAACCAGTTCCTGACCAAGACGCAGTACATCGCCGCGCAGCACGACTCCGACTCGGCCACGCACGACGCCGAGGTTCTCGGATATCTGAAGCAGGCCAGCGAGATCGCGGTGAAGGCGGCACAGGACGCGGACGCCGCCCAGCTCGCGGCGGCCAACGCGCGTGGTTCCGCCCAGGATGCCACCAACGCGAAGAACCAGGCGGCCGCCGACGCTCTGGCCGCACAGAACTTCGCGAACCAGGCTCACGATGCCGCCACGCGGGCGGAACAGTCCGCGCAGCAAGCTGCCGCGTCGGCCGCGACCGCTCGCAACGCGGCGGCCTCGGCCGATGGGTCGGCCCGGCAGGCCGCACAGTCCGCCGAGTGGGCCGTCGCATCCGCATACCAGGCCGGCCAGTTCGCCAGCGACGCCTACGATTCGTCCCGCGTCGCATTCAATGCGGCCCGGGCCGCCGGCAAGTCCGCCGACGACGCGCTGGCCGCGGCCCGGGAAACCGCGAAGACCGCGATCAGCAAGATCGACGCCGAGAAGGCCGACGCGCTGGTCAAACAGGCGGCGTCGTGCAAGGCGCACCATCCCGACGGTGGCGCGGACTACGACAACTGCATCCACCTGATCAGCCAGCCCATCGCCGACCGGATGGGTCAGGCGCTGTCCAACGCCGAGGTGTGCCAAGGCATGCAGCAGGCGTCGCTGCAGATGGGCGGCAACACCGGCGTCGTCAACGAGAACTTCCAGACCTGCATGAAGGATGTTCTGGATCCGAACTTCCAGAGCAACCGCACGATGGACCTGCTCGTGCCGGCGATCGATGCGCTGTTGGGCCTTGCCGCAGGCCTGGCGGTTGCCACGATCGGCGGCGTCGCCACGGCCGCCTGCGCCATCTCGGAGATCTGCGCGCTCGCGGTCATGGCGATCACTCCTGACGGCGCCGCGTTCACCCCGTGGATGACGCTGGCCGGCATCGGCGCGGGCGGTGCGTTCACCACCGCTCGGGTTGCCGCGGCGCTCGACGACGCTCTCGTGGACACGGAGGCACTGGACGCCCTCTACGGCGACAACGCGTACAACATCTTCAGCGATGCCGAGGACGCGTTGGCGACATGTCCGGCCGGAGTTGCCGGCGGTTTCGTCGCCAACGCGTCCGGTCGGAGTGGTGCTGTCGACCGGACGCCGGCCGGCTCCGTCGCGGCTCGGCCGAACGCGGCCAGCGGTCCGTGCAAGGCCATCGCGCTCGGGTGGACCGAATACGACGGTGAGTGGGACTGGTTGGCGAAATTCGCGACGAAGGTGGAGGCGACGCCCTACACCGACTGGTTGTGGAAGGACATCAACAAGCTGCAGTGGTGGGATGAATTCGAGTACTACCTGACCAACGGTGAAACCAAGATCTATGTCAACCTGGACGGCATCCCCGAGGGAGCGGAGGACGAGGCGGCGGCGGCCGGCCAAGCGGCTGACAGCCCCGAGGGTCCCACTGAGATGTACCAGTACACGAACTGGGAGCTGTACAAGATCAAGAGCACGCCGTCGGCCTGGAACCGGGTGTCCTTCTATCGTGACGCGGGAAACACGCCGGTGCCGAATCCGTTCGACAAGTGA
- a CDS encoding Uma2 family endonuclease → MTAMDTYMPSGPLTVADLEVMPDDGRRYELIDGMLFVSPAPGLRHQKMVAQMIVRLESACPDDLHVLPAPFAVQTANDNEVQPDVLVARNEDLTEKNLPVAPLLAVEVLSPSTTLYDLNTKKAAYQRMGVQSYWVVDPLDPRLTVFELAEAGEYELVADVKGDDAYDAERPFPVRVAPADLLGRLNQSR, encoded by the coding sequence ATGACAGCCATGGACACGTACATGCCCTCGGGGCCGCTCACCGTGGCGGACCTGGAGGTGATGCCCGATGACGGGCGTCGCTACGAGCTCATCGACGGGATGCTCTTCGTGAGCCCGGCGCCTGGGCTCAGGCACCAGAAGATGGTCGCGCAGATGATCGTGCGCCTCGAGTCGGCCTGCCCCGATGATCTGCACGTGCTGCCAGCCCCGTTCGCGGTGCAGACGGCGAACGACAACGAGGTGCAGCCCGATGTCCTGGTCGCGAGGAACGAGGACCTGACAGAGAAGAACCTGCCGGTGGCGCCGCTGCTGGCGGTGGAGGTCCTGTCGCCGAGTACGACGTTGTACGACCTCAACACGAAGAAGGCCGCCTACCAGCGGATGGGTGTGCAGAGCTACTGGGTCGTCGACCCGTTGGACCCGAGGCTGACGGTGTTCGAACTGGCCGAGGCCGGCGAGTACGAGCTGGTCGCCGACGTCAAGGGCGACGATGCCTATGACGCTGAGCGACCGTTCCCGGTGCGGGTGGCGCCGGCGGACCTGCTGGGCCGGCTGAATCAGTCCCGCTGA
- the lepA gene encoding translation elongation factor 4, translated as MSTFADSTFTSPELIRNFCIIAHIDHGKSTLADRMLQLTGVVEERAMRAQYLDRMDIERERGITIKAQNVRLPWQLDGQDHVLHMIDTPGHVDFTYEVSRALEACEGAILLVDAAQGIEAQTLANLYLALENDLTIIPVLNKIDLPAADPDKYSKELAHIIGCEPEDVLRVSAKTGLGVKELLDEVVRKVPAPVGEADAPARAMIFDSVYDTYRGVVTYIRVVDGKITPRQRIKMMSTGATHELLEVGIISPEPKPSAGLGVGEVGYLITGVKDVRQSKVGDTVTSERHGASEPLAGYRDPKPMVYSGLYPMDGSDYPDLREALEKLQLNDAALTFEPETSAALGFGFRCGFLGLLHLEITRDRLEREFGLDLISTAPNVVYRVIMDDGAEHIVTNPSDWANGKISEVYEPITKCTIIAPSDFIGAIMELCQSKRGQLAGMDYLSEDRVELRYTMPLAEIIFDFFDSLKSRTRGYASLDYEEAGEQTSDLVKVDILLQGEAVDAFSAIVHRDAAYGYGTKMATKLRELIPRQQFEVPIQAAIGSRVIARETIRAIRKDVLAKCYGGDITRKRKLLEKQKEGKKRMKMVGRVEVPQEAFVAALSTEDSGGKGKK; from the coding sequence GTGAGCACGTTCGCCGACAGCACGTTCACGTCGCCGGAGCTGATCCGGAACTTCTGCATCATCGCCCACATCGACCACGGCAAGTCCACCCTGGCCGACCGGATGCTGCAGCTGACGGGCGTGGTCGAGGAGCGGGCGATGCGGGCCCAGTACCTGGACCGGATGGACATCGAGCGCGAGCGCGGCATCACCATCAAGGCCCAGAACGTGCGGCTGCCGTGGCAGCTGGACGGCCAGGACCACGTGCTGCACATGATCGACACGCCCGGCCACGTGGACTTCACCTACGAGGTGTCGCGGGCGCTGGAGGCGTGCGAGGGCGCGATCCTGCTGGTCGACGCCGCGCAGGGCATCGAGGCGCAGACGCTGGCCAACCTGTACCTGGCGCTGGAGAACGACCTCACCATCATCCCGGTGCTGAACAAGATCGACCTGCCCGCCGCGGACCCGGACAAGTACTCCAAGGAGCTGGCCCACATCATCGGGTGCGAGCCCGAGGACGTGCTGCGGGTGTCGGCCAAGACCGGCCTCGGCGTCAAGGAGCTGCTGGACGAGGTCGTCCGCAAGGTGCCGGCTCCGGTCGGCGAGGCCGACGCGCCGGCGCGGGCGATGATCTTCGACTCCGTCTACGACACCTACCGTGGCGTCGTCACCTACATCCGGGTGGTCGACGGCAAGATCACGCCGCGGCAGCGGATCAAGATGATGTCCACCGGCGCCACCCACGAGCTACTCGAGGTCGGCATCATCTCGCCCGAGCCCAAGCCGTCGGCCGGGCTCGGCGTCGGCGAGGTCGGCTACCTGATCACCGGCGTCAAGGACGTGCGGCAGTCCAAGGTCGGCGACACCGTGACGTCCGAGCGGCACGGGGCGAGCGAGCCGCTGGCCGGCTACCGCGACCCCAAGCCGATGGTCTACTCCGGGCTGTACCCGATGGACGGCTCCGACTACCCCGACCTGCGCGAGGCGCTGGAGAAGCTCCAGCTCAACGACGCCGCGCTCACCTTCGAGCCCGAGACCTCCGCCGCCCTGGGCTTCGGCTTCCGCTGCGGCTTCCTCGGGCTGCTGCACCTGGAGATCACCCGGGACCGCCTGGAGCGGGAGTTCGGCCTGGACCTGATCTCCACCGCGCCCAACGTCGTCTATCGGGTGATCATGGACGACGGGGCCGAGCACATCGTCACCAACCCGTCCGACTGGGCCAACGGCAAGATCTCCGAGGTCTACGAGCCCATCACCAAGTGCACCATCATCGCGCCCAGCGACTTCATCGGCGCGATCATGGAGCTCTGCCAGTCCAAGCGTGGGCAGCTCGCCGGCATGGACTACCTGTCCGAGGACCGTGTCGAGCTCCGCTACACCATGCCCCTGGCCGAGATCATCTTCGACTTCTTCGACTCCCTGAAGTCGCGCACCCGGGGCTACGCCTCCCTCGACTACGAGGAGGCCGGCGAGCAGACCTCCGACCTCGTCAAGGTCGACATCCTGCTCCAGGGCGAGGCCGTCGACGCCTTCAGCGCCATCGTCCACCGTGACGCCGCCTACGGCTACGGCACCAAGATGGCCACCAAGCTGCGGGAGCTCATCCCCCGCCAGCAGTTCGAGGTCCCCATCCAGGCCGCCATCGGCTCCCGCGTCATCGCCCGCGAGACCATCCGCGCCATCCGCAAGGACGTCCTCGCCAAGTGCTACGGCGGCGACATCACCCGTAAGCGCAAGCTCCTCGAGAAGCAGAAGGAGGGCAAGAAGCGCATGAAGATGGTCGGCCGCGTCGAAGTCCCCCAGGAGGCTTTCGTGGCGGCGCTGTCCACTGAGGACTCGGGCGGCAAGGGCAAGAAATAA
- a CDS encoding type II toxin-antitoxin system PemK/MazF family toxin, whose amino-acid sequence MSDHGPVPRPAHGAVTQVHGAERLARLDYSPDLDGLADPGEVVWAWVPFEDDPSIGKDRPLLVVGRTGRFLLALMLSSKPHDDSADWLDLGSGAWDHDGRPSWLRLDRVYELHENDLRREGAVLTPDRFGRVVEALRARGWR is encoded by the coding sequence GTGTCCGACCACGGTCCGGTTCCCCGTCCCGCGCACGGCGCGGTGACCCAGGTGCACGGCGCTGAGCGCCTGGCCAGGCTCGACTACTCGCCCGACCTGGACGGCCTGGCCGACCCGGGCGAGGTGGTCTGGGCCTGGGTGCCGTTCGAGGACGACCCGTCGATCGGCAAGGACCGCCCGCTGCTGGTGGTGGGCCGCACGGGCCGTTTCCTGCTGGCCCTGATGCTGTCCAGCAAGCCGCACGACGACTCGGCCGACTGGCTGGACCTGGGCTCGGGCGCCTGGGATCACGACGGCCGGCCGTCCTGGCTACGCCTCGATCGGGTGTACGAGCTGCACGAGAACGACCTGCGTCGGGAGGGTGCCGTGCTGACCCCGGACCGCTTCGGCCGCGTCGTCGAGGCCCTGCGGGCCCGCGGCTGGCGCTGA
- a CDS encoding transglutaminase family protein produces MSWRLRVTHTTEYRYASPVTQSYNEVRLTPRSDRRQNVVVSRVETHPATRAYRYTDYWGTVVTSFDLHAPHTELTVTGSSVVETGEEAAPVGGVTWTDLRGNEVLDRYTEYLGWTTYVPRDRELAAKARELRRGLAPVDAVQAAAEWVHAQMTYKQGSTGVHSSAVDAWQAKEGVCQDYAHLTLALLRAMGIPARYVSGYLHTRADGAAKETVRGESHAWIEAWTGGWWAYDPTNAIPIGQRHVWVAVGRDYADVVPFKGIYTGGAGAELTVTVELTRLA; encoded by the coding sequence ATGAGCTGGCGGCTTCGCGTCACGCACACGACGGAGTACCGGTACGCGTCGCCGGTCACCCAGTCGTACAACGAGGTTCGGCTCACTCCGCGCAGCGACCGCCGGCAGAACGTCGTCGTCAGCCGCGTCGAGACCCATCCGGCGACTCGTGCCTACCGGTACACCGACTACTGGGGCACTGTCGTCACCTCGTTCGACCTGCACGCACCGCACACGGAGTTGACCGTCACCGGCTCGTCCGTCGTCGAGACCGGCGAGGAGGCCGCTCCCGTCGGCGGCGTCACGTGGACCGACCTGCGTGGCAACGAGGTTCTCGACCGGTACACCGAATACCTCGGCTGGACCACCTACGTGCCGAGGGACCGGGAACTCGCCGCCAAGGCCCGGGAACTCCGCCGTGGGCTCGCCCCCGTCGACGCCGTGCAGGCCGCCGCCGAGTGGGTGCATGCGCAGATGACGTACAAGCAGGGCAGCACCGGCGTGCACAGCTCCGCCGTCGATGCGTGGCAGGCCAAGGAAGGCGTCTGCCAGGACTACGCCCACCTCACGCTGGCCCTGCTGCGGGCCATGGGCATTCCCGCCCGGTACGTCTCCGGCTACCTGCACACCCGTGCCGACGGCGCCGCCAAGGAGACAGTGAGGGGCGAGAGCCACGCGTGGATCGAGGCGTGGACCGGGGGCTGGTGGGCGTACGACCCCACCAACGCCATCCCCATCGGCCAGCGCCACGTCTGGGTCGCCGTCGGCCGCGACTACGCCGACGTCGTCCCGTTCAAGGGCATCTACACCGGCGGCGCGGGCGCTGAGCTGACCGTCACCGTGGAGCTCACCCGCCTGGCGTGA
- a CDS encoding alpha-E domain-containing protein encodes MLARNAESLYWIGRYVERADDTARILDVSVHQLLEDATVNPDAESRQLLSVLGITPPDGTTLDVWSLTELVAYSSANAGSIVASVTSARENTRGAREVVSTEMWECLNSMWNAVPERQRYARQVGPHAFFSFVEERAAMFAGLADSTMSRDDGWRFLVLGRSVERVDMIVRLLLSRSGDKASSPGWVTVLRSAGAHDTYLRTYRGAMDASRVVQFLLLDRLFPRSVFHALSQAEQCLEHLEHAPSKRLGATAEASRLLGKARSDLEFLRISELMEDLPRRLKSLQATVRDVGEAVSQQYFHSVPWVAWTNAEVGV; translated from the coding sequence GTGCTGGCTCGGAACGCGGAATCCCTGTACTGGATCGGCCGTTACGTCGAACGCGCCGACGACACCGCGCGCATTCTCGACGTGTCCGTGCACCAGTTGTTGGAGGACGCGACCGTCAACCCGGACGCGGAAAGCCGGCAGCTGCTGTCCGTTCTGGGCATCACGCCGCCCGACGGCACGACCCTGGACGTGTGGTCGCTGACCGAGCTGGTGGCGTATTCGTCGGCCAATGCGGGATCCATCGTCGCCTCCGTGACCAGCGCGCGGGAGAACACCCGTGGGGCACGGGAGGTCGTGTCCACGGAAATGTGGGAGTGCCTGAACAGCATGTGGAACGCCGTGCCGGAGCGGCAGCGCTACGCCCGGCAGGTGGGGCCGCACGCGTTCTTCTCCTTCGTGGAGGAGCGAGCGGCCATGTTCGCCGGGCTGGCCGATTCGACGATGAGCCGTGACGACGGCTGGCGGTTCCTCGTGCTGGGCCGGTCGGTGGAACGCGTCGACATGATCGTGCGGCTGCTGCTTTCCCGTTCCGGCGACAAGGCTTCCTCGCCGGGATGGGTCACCGTGCTGCGGTCCGCCGGCGCGCACGACACGTATCTCCGGACCTATCGCGGGGCGATGGACGCCAGTCGAGTTGTGCAGTTCCTGTTGCTGGACCGGCTCTTTCCTCGCTCCGTGTTCCACGCCCTGTCGCAGGCCGAGCAGTGTCTGGAACACCTTGAGCACGCGCCGTCCAAACGCCTCGGCGCCACCGCGGAGGCGTCACGGCTGCTCGGCAAGGCCCGTAGCGACCTGGAGTTCCTGCGGATCTCGGAGCTGATGGAGGACCTGCCCCGGCGGCTGAAGTCCTTGCAGGCCACCGTTCGTGACGTCGGCGAGGCCGTGTCGCAGCAGTACTTCCACTCCGTGCCGTGGGTCGCGTGGACCAACGCGGAGGTGGGGGTATGA
- a CDS encoding circularly permuted type 2 ATP-grasp protein, with amino-acid sequence MTRTARNGRGDGELFRGYLDPARPHAGAYDEMFSSDASVRSAYRALHEVLAPSDVADLSARSDALGRAFVDQGITFSLSGQERPFPLDLVPRVITASEWSKLERGIVQRVRALEAFLADVYGDGQIVRDGVLPRRLITSCEHFHREAAGIVPPNGVRIHVAGIDIVRDEAGAFRVLEDNVRCPSGVSYVMENRRTMARVFPDLFARHRVRAVGDYAVHLLRALRNAAAPNAADPNVVVLTPGVHNSAYFEHSLLARQMGVELVEGRDLFCRDHTIYLRTTEGERQVDVIYRRIDDPFLDPVHFRPDSVLGVAGLANAARAGNVVIANAVGNGVADDKLVYTYMPEIVQYYLNEKPLLPNVDTFRCWLPDERAHALDRMSELVFKPVEGSGGYGIVFGPDASGRELNALRRKVRGNPRGWIAQPVVQLSTVPTKIGDKLSPRHVDLRPFAVNDGNFVFVLPGGLTRVALPEGSLVVNSSQGGGSKDTWVLAPRSSTVESELSGPELVGAGQVNGVATEQGPELTAVQQQQQQQ; translated from the coding sequence ATGACCCGGACGGCGAGGAACGGCCGCGGCGATGGCGAGCTGTTCCGCGGTTACCTGGACCCGGCGCGGCCGCACGCCGGCGCGTACGACGAGATGTTCTCGTCGGACGCGTCGGTGCGGTCCGCGTACCGTGCGCTGCACGAGGTGCTGGCACCGTCCGATGTGGCCGATCTGAGCGCCCGATCCGACGCGCTCGGGCGGGCGTTCGTGGATCAGGGCATCACGTTCTCGCTTTCCGGTCAGGAACGGCCGTTCCCGCTGGACCTGGTGCCGCGGGTGATCACCGCGTCCGAGTGGTCCAAGCTGGAGCGCGGCATCGTGCAGCGGGTGCGGGCGCTGGAGGCGTTCCTCGCCGATGTGTACGGCGACGGACAGATCGTGCGGGACGGCGTGCTGCCGCGCCGGCTGATCACCTCGTGCGAGCACTTCCACCGCGAGGCCGCCGGCATCGTGCCGCCCAACGGGGTGCGTATCCACGTCGCCGGCATCGACATCGTGCGCGACGAGGCCGGCGCGTTCCGGGTGCTCGAGGACAACGTGCGCTGCCCTTCCGGCGTCTCGTACGTGATGGAGAACCGGCGCACCATGGCCCGGGTGTTCCCGGACCTGTTCGCCCGGCACCGGGTTCGCGCGGTCGGCGACTACGCCGTGCACCTGCTGCGGGCGCTGCGCAACGCCGCCGCGCCCAACGCCGCCGACCCGAACGTCGTCGTGTTGACGCCCGGCGTGCACAACTCGGCGTACTTCGAGCACTCCCTGCTGGCCCGGCAGATGGGCGTGGAGCTGGTGGAGGGGCGGGACCTGTTCTGCCGCGACCACACCATCTACCTGCGCACCACCGAGGGTGAGCGGCAGGTGGACGTGATCTACCGGCGCATCGACGACCCGTTCCTGGATCCGGTGCACTTCCGTCCGGACTCCGTGCTGGGCGTCGCCGGTCTGGCCAATGCGGCCAGGGCCGGGAACGTGGTGATCGCCAACGCGGTCGGCAACGGCGTCGCCGACGACAAGCTCGTGTACACGTACATGCCGGAGATCGTGCAGTACTACCTGAACGAGAAACCGTTGCTGCCCAACGTGGACACGTTCCGGTGCTGGCTGCCCGACGAGCGGGCCCACGCCCTGGACCGGATGTCGGAGCTGGTGTTCAAGCCGGTGGAGGGCTCCGGCGGCTATGGCATCGTGTTCGGGCCGGACGCCTCGGGTCGCGAGCTGAACGCCTTGCGGCGCAAGGTTCGCGGCAACCCGCGCGGCTGGATCGCCCAGCCGGTGGTGCAGTTGTCCACCGTGCCGACGAAGATCGGCGACAAGCTCTCGCCGCGGCACGTGGACCTGCGGCCCTTCGCCGTCAACGACGGCAACTTCGTGTTCGTGCTGCCGGGCGGGCTGACCCGGGTCGCGCTGCCGGAGGGGAGCCTGGTGGTGAACTCCTCGCAAGGCGGCGGATCCAAGGACACCTGGGTGCTGGCGCCACGATCGTCCACAGTGGAGAGCGAGCTGTCCGGGCCGGAACTCGTCGGCGCGGGCCAGGTCAACGGCGTGGCGACCGAACAGGGGCCGGAGTTGACGGCCGTCCAGCAGCAACAGCAGCAGCAGTGA